GATATCGCGAATGATAGGTTATCTTCGAAAACCACCAAGACATCTGCGAAAATCTCATTTTATCTCCGAATTTGCCACATTTATCTGCGAAAATCCCAATATATCGATTATTCGACACAACTCAACAATTTTCGCCCTTTTCATTTCGCCCTTTTCACTTCCCCCAATCCCGACCGAACTGAACATCGAAAAATGGCAATACCTTCCCTTCATTAAAAAGGTTGCAAAATACAAATTATGGGTATATATGAATAAACGACCAATTTCAACAAATTGGCAGGAACCCTTCCATCTTTCGCTATAATAAACCTATTGTTTTGCAAAGGAGGCAACTCGTCAGTGAAACTGCGTCATTATTTCGTACTCTTAACAATTGCTTTGTTGGTATGGCATCCCCAAATAGCCCAGGCCAAGTCATTCTCGATCGACAAAGTCGATATCCGAGCGGGTGTGATGAACAATGGCGACCTTTATGTACAAGAGTTATATACATATAATTTCAAAGGCTCATATAATGGCACGACAAGGACCATTGGGGATGATGATCACGGGGGCGTCGATTTTTTTGAAGGGTACCTTGCCCCGGAAGAAATGACGCTTGATAATCTTGATCCCCATCAACTGAAGCCATTAAAGGTTGAAAAAGATGATTTGACCTACAAAATACATACTCCTTCAAAGAATGAAAAAAAGAAGGTGTATTACCGCTATAAAATCAATGATGCAGCCAAGAAATATAAGGATACTGGCCAGCTTTTTTGGCGCTTCTTTGATGATATGAATGAAACCGATCTACACAACCTCCGGATTACCATCGGTTTATATGATGGCGTTCCTGAAATGGTGAAGAGCCGAGCTTTTGTCCATGACTTGACGGGAGGATCGATCAAAAACAATGGAAAAGATGGTGCGGTCTATACAAATGACCTCCTTCCAGCTGGAGAGACTGTGGAAATCCGTTACTTATTTCCAGAAACCTTCCTGAAAGATATGTCGTATAGCGATAATAAAAACAAGCTTCCTGCCATTTTGGGCAGTGAAAAGCAAAATCATAAAAGGATGGAGATGAGGGAACGCTGGAGTCCGATTATGGACCCAATCAATCTTGCAGTCATGTCGATCTTGATTCTTTTATTTATCCTTTCTTTCATTTACATTCAACGGCAGTACTACGCCTTTAGGAAGGGCGGCTCATTGGAAGACCTCAAACGCATGGATTCTTTCTTGCTCGCTGCTCTATATCGCAAAGGAAAATTGAAGCATATTGATGTGGTCAGCGTCCTTTTCAGAATGCATCAGAATGGCATATTGTCCATGGAGCAGACGCCTGCCAGGGGAGCGTATGTAAAAGATGACAGAGCACCGGACAAAACGTATCTGTTTAAGGTATTAAAAGAGGATCATAGTCTTAAAGAGTATGAGAAAGAACTGATCGACTGGCTATTTGATAACGATTGGAACGGTCAAAGAACCTTCTCGCTTGACCAGCTTCCTTTTCCGACTGCGCAGGAAAGGCGCGGGGAGAGGAGCAAGGAGTTCAAACGGGAACAAAAGGCTTTTAATAGACGGTTCAAGCGTTGGCGAGAGTTAGCGGA
This window of the Falsibacillus albus genome carries:
- a CDS encoding DUF2207 domain-containing protein: MKLRHYFVLLTIALLVWHPQIAQAKSFSIDKVDIRAGVMNNGDLYVQELYTYNFKGSYNGTTRTIGDDDHGGVDFFEGYLAPEEMTLDNLDPHQLKPLKVEKDDLTYKIHTPSKNEKKKVYYRYKINDAAKKYKDTGQLFWRFFDDMNETDLHNLRITIGLYDGVPEMVKSRAFVHDLTGGSIKNNGKDGAVYTNDLLPAGETVEIRYLFPETFLKDMSYSDNKNKLPAILGSEKQNHKRMEMRERWSPIMDPINLAVMSILILLFILSFIYIQRQYYAFRKGGSLEDLKRMDSFLLAALYRKGKLKHIDVVSVLFRMHQNGILSMEQTPARGAYVKDDRAPDKTYLFKVLKEDHSLKEYEKELIDWLFDNDWNGQRTFSLDQLPFPTAQERRGERSKEFKREQKAFNRRFKRWRELAENDSEVREYISENKIRQAFAKAAIPAVIILFLINGYLGASSLLNLSIFGLLMMIGWIFVLYKKTLRSFFPLYFAAIAAAAALLNIHLVSDRCEPIFSVMFFIGGLLPVSYINPTGAPIYRCMKEFRYQVAVGQFDFGESEKWFQHALSLDLFNELKRHYGERFSDEGNAFSPFIAYAGAIEIFSYTHQHYRSTYSSSWTGSGSGSSGGSSGGSSGGGGAGAF